Proteins encoded within one genomic window of Amycolatopsis nigrescens CSC17Ta-90:
- a CDS encoding MCE family protein → MRGLVAPLVKLTIFMVVTVLFTAILGISIANINTSATNAYTARFTDATLLLPNDDVRIAGVRVGQVKDVRIVDRRQAEVEFEVDSGRKLPAGVTAQIKFRNLVGQRYVSLGQGTGDINKVLPAGGNIPLERTKPALDLTELFNGFKPLFRALNPEDVNKLSYEVIQVLQGEGGTVQSLLAHTASLTTTIAEKDQVIGQVINNLNGVLDTVNARTPQLSDLIVKVQQLVSGLAEDRKPIGDAIESLGGLANTTAGLLTDVREPLKQDIDALGKLTKNLNDSESVVEHFIQFLPEKAEKMTRTADYGSWFNFYACELSGSVSIPGIITKPIDIPLMPASRERCLR, encoded by the coding sequence GTGAGGGGACTGGTCGCACCGCTGGTCAAGCTGACCATTTTCATGGTGGTCACCGTGTTGTTCACCGCGATCCTCGGCATCAGCATCGCGAACATCAACACCAGCGCCACCAACGCGTATACCGCGCGGTTCACCGACGCCACCCTGCTGCTGCCGAACGACGACGTGCGGATCGCCGGGGTCAGGGTCGGGCAGGTCAAGGACGTGCGGATCGTCGACCGGCGCCAGGCCGAGGTGGAGTTCGAGGTGGACTCCGGGCGCAAGCTGCCGGCCGGGGTGACCGCGCAGATCAAGTTCCGGAACCTGGTCGGCCAGCGCTACGTGTCGCTGGGCCAGGGCACCGGCGACATCAACAAGGTGCTGCCGGCCGGCGGGAACATCCCGCTGGAGCGGACCAAGCCGGCGCTGGACCTGACCGAGCTGTTCAACGGGTTCAAGCCGCTGTTCCGCGCGCTCAACCCGGAGGACGTGAACAAGCTGTCCTACGAGGTGATCCAGGTGCTGCAGGGCGAGGGCGGCACGGTGCAGAGCCTGCTCGCGCACACCGCTTCGCTGACCACCACGATCGCCGAGAAGGACCAGGTGATCGGCCAGGTGATCAACAACCTGAACGGCGTGCTGGACACGGTCAACGCACGCACTCCGCAGCTGTCCGACCTGATCGTCAAGGTGCAGCAGCTGGTCTCCGGCCTTGCCGAGGACCGCAAGCCGATCGGGGACGCGATCGAGTCGCTCGGCGGACTGGCCAACACCACCGCCGGGCTGCTCACCGATGTCCGCGAGCCGTTGAAGCAGGACATCGACGCGCTCGGCAAGCTGACCAAGAACCTCAACGACAGCGAGTCGGTGGTCGAGCACTTCATCCAGTTCCTGCCGGAGAAGGCGGAGAAAATGACCAGGACCGCGGACTACGGCTCGTGGTTCAACTTCTACGCGTGCGAGCTCAGCGGCAGCGTGTCGATCCCCGGCATCATCACCAAGCCGATCGACATCCCGCTGATGCCGGCGAGCCGGGAGCGGTGCTTGAGGTGA
- a CDS encoding MCE family protein — protein MSRGALATLRRRLLGLALVVFVVGGVTLSIALYNKSFSSFVTVTLKAGNVGNQLIRQSDVKVRGLIVGSVQNISATVDGADLTLALDPESAKLIPENVSARFLPKTLFGERFVSLEIPDGASGRTLRQGDVIPQDRTMPAVELDQALEHLMPVLQAVQPQKLSSTLTAISTALQGRGKPLGETLSELGQYVGELNPHLPQLQTNLRELAKFSDNLNAAAPDLVQSLDNLTTTTRTVVDQRGNLQNLYGDLTGASQDLQSFLHANSSNLIALADTARPTAELLAEYSPEYPCFLGQMSELVDKLNVVFGKGTDKPGLHATLEVTANRGQYKPGVDDPQYQDKRGPRCYDMQQFPLPFPQGPPEGWPKDGSSVPPVARSMNDGLNPANNSANVGGYNGGGAPSGNPAYTSAEHGLLAQLVGPQVGIDPAEVPGWTGLLVGPLYRGAEVTVK, from the coding sequence ATGAGCAGAGGTGCGCTGGCCACGTTGCGCCGCCGGTTGCTCGGCTTGGCGCTGGTGGTCTTCGTGGTGGGCGGGGTGACGCTGAGCATCGCGCTGTACAACAAGTCGTTCAGCTCGTTCGTCACGGTGACGCTCAAGGCGGGCAACGTGGGCAACCAGCTGATCCGGCAGTCCGACGTCAAGGTGCGCGGGCTGATCGTCGGCTCGGTGCAGAACATCTCCGCGACCGTCGACGGCGCCGACCTGACGCTGGCGCTGGACCCGGAGTCGGCGAAGCTGATCCCGGAGAACGTGTCCGCGCGGTTCCTGCCGAAGACGCTGTTCGGCGAGCGGTTCGTCTCGCTGGAGATCCCGGACGGCGCGTCCGGGCGCACGCTGCGCCAGGGCGACGTGATCCCGCAGGACCGCACCATGCCCGCGGTCGAGCTGGACCAGGCGCTGGAGCATCTGATGCCGGTGCTGCAGGCGGTGCAGCCGCAGAAGCTGTCCAGCACGCTGACCGCGATCTCCACCGCCCTGCAGGGCAGGGGCAAGCCGCTCGGGGAGACGCTGAGCGAGCTTGGCCAGTACGTCGGCGAGCTGAACCCGCATCTGCCGCAGCTGCAGACCAACCTGCGCGAGCTGGCGAAGTTCTCGGACAACCTGAACGCGGCCGCGCCGGATCTGGTGCAGAGCCTGGACAACCTGACCACGACCACCCGCACGGTGGTCGACCAGCGGGGCAACCTGCAGAACCTCTACGGCGACCTGACCGGCGCGTCGCAGGACCTGCAGTCCTTCCTGCACGCCAACTCGAGCAACCTGATCGCATTGGCGGACACCGCGCGGCCGACCGCCGAACTGCTGGCGGAGTACTCGCCGGAGTACCCGTGCTTCCTCGGCCAGATGTCGGAGCTGGTGGACAAGCTGAACGTGGTGTTCGGCAAGGGCACCGACAAGCCGGGTCTGCACGCCACCCTGGAGGTGACCGCGAACCGCGGCCAGTACAAGCCGGGCGTGGACGATCCGCAGTACCAGGACAAGCGCGGGCCGCGGTGCTACGACATGCAGCAGTTCCCGTTGCCGTTCCCGCAGGGGCCGCCGGAGGGTTGGCCGAAGGACGGCAGTTCGGTGCCGCCGGTCGCGCGCTCGATGAACGACGGGCTCAACCCGGCGAACAACTCGGCCAACGTGGGCGGGTACAACGGCGGTGGCGCGCCGTCCGGTAATCCCGCCTACACCTCGGCCGAGCACGGCCTGCTGGCTCAGCTGGTCGGGCCGCAGGTGGGCATCGACCCGGCCGAGGTGCCGGGCTGGACCGGGCTGCTGGTCGGGCCGCTGTATCGGGGAGCGGAGGTGACGGTCAAGTGA
- a CDS encoding MlaE family ABC transporter permease, producing MASFTQGLKRAANRPLETLDQLGDQMSFYARALAWTPRTIRRYTKEVMRLLAEVSFGSGSLAVIGGTVGVMVGLTLFTGVLVGLQGYSALNSIGTSAFTGFLTAFFNTREIAPLVAGLALSATVGAGFTAQLGAMRISEEIDALEVMGVPSLPYLVTTRIIAGFVAVIPLYVIGLLASYLASRMVVIYIYNQSAGTYDHYFDLFLPPQDVFYSFIKVLIFSVFIILSHCYYGYRASGGPAGVGIAVGRAVRLTIVTVSIMNFFIGFAIWGTDVSVRIAG from the coding sequence ATGGCATCGTTCACCCAGGGCCTGAAACGGGCCGCGAACCGGCCGCTGGAGACGCTCGACCAGCTCGGCGACCAGATGTCCTTCTACGCGCGGGCGCTGGCCTGGACCCCGCGCACCATCCGCCGGTACACCAAGGAGGTCATGCGGCTGCTCGCCGAGGTCAGCTTCGGCTCCGGCTCGCTGGCGGTGATCGGCGGCACGGTCGGCGTGATGGTCGGCCTGACCCTGTTCACCGGTGTGCTGGTCGGCCTGCAGGGCTACTCCGCGCTGAACTCGATCGGCACCTCGGCGTTCACCGGTTTCCTCACCGCGTTCTTCAACACCCGCGAGATCGCGCCGCTGGTGGCCGGGCTGGCGCTGTCGGCGACGGTCGGCGCGGGGTTCACCGCGCAGCTGGGCGCGATGCGGATCTCCGAGGAGATCGACGCGCTCGAGGTGATGGGCGTGCCCAGCCTGCCGTACCTGGTGACCACCCGGATCATCGCCGGGTTCGTCGCGGTCATCCCGCTGTACGTGATCGGCCTGCTGGCGTCGTACCTGGCGTCGCGGATGGTGGTCATCTACATCTACAACCAGTCGGCCGGTACCTATGACCACTACTTCGACCTGTTCTTACCACCGCAGGACGTCTTCTACTCGTTCATAAAAGTGCTGATATTCAGCGTTTTCATCATTCTTTCGCATTGCTACTACGGTTACCGCGCGAGCGGTGGCCCCGCCGGGGTGGGTATCGCGGTGGGCCGTGCGGTCCGGCTGACCATCGTCACGGTGTCGATAATGAACTTCTTCATCGGTTTCGCCATCTGGGGAACCGATGTGTCGGTGAGGATCGCGGGATGA
- a CDS encoding ABC transporter permease — protein sequence MLRETGKLFALGLDIIRGIFQRPFQLREFIQQSWFIASVTILPTALVAIPFGAVISLQFGSLARQLGAQSYTGAGSVLATVQQASPLVTALLVAGAGGSAICADIGARTIREEIDAMEVLGVSAVQRLIVPRVLASMLVALLLNGMVSVIGVLGGYFFNVILQDGTPGAYLASFSALAQTSDLWVGELKALIFGFIAAVVAAYRGLHPAGGPKGVGDAVNQSVVITFLLLFVVNFVITLIYLQIVPGKLA from the coding sequence ATGTTGCGTGAGACCGGGAAGCTGTTCGCGCTCGGCCTCGACATCATCCGCGGGATCTTCCAGCGCCCGTTCCAGCTGCGTGAGTTCATCCAGCAGTCCTGGTTCATCGCCAGCGTCACGATCCTGCCCACCGCGTTGGTGGCCATTCCGTTCGGCGCGGTCATCTCGCTGCAGTTCGGCTCGCTCGCGCGGCAGCTCGGCGCGCAGTCCTACACCGGCGCCGGCAGCGTGCTGGCCACCGTGCAGCAGGCCAGTCCGCTGGTCACCGCGCTGCTCGTGGCCGGCGCCGGTGGCTCCGCGATCTGCGCGGACATCGGCGCCAGGACCATCCGCGAAGAGATCGACGCGATGGAGGTGCTCGGCGTCTCCGCGGTGCAGCGGCTGATCGTGCCTAGGGTGCTCGCCTCGATGCTGGTCGCGCTGCTGCTCAACGGCATGGTCAGCGTGATCGGCGTGCTCGGTGGCTACTTCTTCAACGTGATCCTGCAGGACGGCACCCCGGGTGCCTACCTGGCCAGCTTCTCCGCCCTCGCGCAGACCTCGGACCTGTGGGTCGGTGAGCTCAAGGCGCTGATCTTCGGGTTCATCGCCGCCGTGGTCGCCGCCTACCGCGGGCTGCACCCGGCCGGCGGGCCGAAGGGGGTCGGGGACGCGGTGAACCAGTCCGTTGTCATCACCTTCCTGCTGCTGTTCGTGGTCAACTTCGTGATCACGCTCATCTACCTGCAGATCGTCCCCGGGAAGCTGGCTTAG
- a CDS encoding ABC transporter ATP-binding protein: protein MGAEVVIEGLTKSFGKQAIWRDVSLTLPPGEVSVMLGPSGTGKSVFLKSMIGLLKPDRGRCVINGVDIVTCSEHKLYETRKLFGVLFQDGALFGSMNLYDNVAFPLREHTKKSESEIKRIVLEKLEMTGLAGAEMKLPGEISGGMRKRAGLARALVLDPEIILCDEPDSGLDPVRTAYLSQLLIDLNAQIDATILIVTHNINVARTVPDNLGMLFRKELVMFGPREVLLTSDEPVVEQFLNGRRLGPIGMSEEKDSAQMAREQADADAGHSDGSGDEDVRGVVPQIEPTPGLPERAGVRRRKDRVMKILHTLPHAAQEGIIESLTPEEQQRYGVHAHHLVGARPQDAPTGPVPNQHHGELPRDEVAQLPNTGWQEPRGNGGARPGGSHRMRPRDPGPGGQ, encoded by the coding sequence ATGGGTGCCGAGGTGGTCATCGAGGGTCTGACCAAGTCCTTCGGTAAGCAGGCCATCTGGCGGGACGTGAGCCTCACGCTTCCGCCTGGTGAGGTGTCGGTGATGCTGGGGCCGTCGGGAACCGGTAAGTCGGTCTTCCTGAAGTCGATGATCGGTCTGCTGAAGCCGGACCGCGGTCGTTGCGTGATCAACGGTGTGGACATCGTGACGTGCTCCGAGCACAAGCTGTACGAGACGCGGAAGCTGTTCGGGGTGCTGTTCCAGGACGGTGCGTTGTTCGGTTCGATGAACCTGTACGACAACGTGGCCTTCCCGTTGCGGGAGCACACCAAGAAGTCCGAGTCCGAGATCAAGCGGATCGTGCTGGAAAAGCTGGAGATGACCGGTCTTGCCGGCGCGGAGATGAAGCTCCCCGGTGAGATTTCCGGGGGTATGCGCAAGCGCGCCGGTCTGGCGCGGGCGCTGGTGCTGGATCCCGAGATCATTTTGTGCGATGAGCCGGATTCGGGTTTGGATCCGGTGCGTACGGCGTATTTGAGTCAGTTGCTGATCGATCTGAATGCGCAGATCGACGCGACGATCTTGATCGTGACGCACAACATCAACGTGGCGCGGACGGTGCCGGACAACCTGGGCATGCTCTTCCGCAAGGAGCTGGTCATGTTCGGGCCGCGCGAGGTGCTGCTGACCAGTGACGAGCCGGTGGTGGAGCAGTTCCTCAACGGCCGCCGGCTGGGCCCGATCGGCATGTCCGAGGAGAAAGACTCCGCGCAGATGGCGCGTGAGCAGGCGGACGCGGATGCCGGGCATTCGGACGGTTCCGGCGACGAGGACGTCCGCGGCGTGGTGCCGCAGATCGAGCCGACCCCCGGCCTGCCCGAGCGCGCGGGCGTGCGCCGCCGCAAGGACCGGGTGATGAAGATCCTGCACACGCTGCCGCACGCGGCGCAGGAAGGGATCATCGAGTCCCTCACCCCGGAGGAGCAGCAGCGGTACGGCGTGCACGCGCACCACCTGGTCGGCGCCAGGCCGCAGGACGCCCCGACCGGGCCGGTGCCGAACCAGCACCACGGCGAGCTGCCGCGGGACGAGGTCGCCCAGCTGCCCAATACCGGCTGGCAGGAACCGCGGGGCAACGGTGGGGCGAGACCTGGGGGATCGCACCGGATGCGGCCGCGTGATCCTGGGCCGGGTGGGCAATGA
- the rplL gene encoding 50S ribosomal protein L7/L12, with translation MAKLSTDELLDAFKELTLLELSEFVKQFEETFDVTAAAPAAVVAAAPGAAPAAAAEEQDEFDVVLEGAGDKKIQVIKVVREVVSGLGLKEAKELVESAPKALLEKVDKEAAEAAKEKLEAAGAKISIK, from the coding sequence ATGGCGAAGCTGAGCACCGACGAACTGCTCGACGCTTTCAAGGAGCTCACCCTGCTCGAGCTCTCCGAGTTCGTGAAGCAGTTCGAGGAGACCTTCGACGTCACCGCGGCCGCCCCGGCTGCCGTCGTGGCCGCCGCCCCGGGTGCCGCCCCGGCCGCCGCCGCTGAGGAGCAGGACGAGTTCGACGTCGTGCTCGAGGGCGCCGGCGACAAGAAGATCCAGGTCATCAAGGTCGTCCGCGAGGTCGTCTCCGGTCTGGGCCTGAAGGAGGCCAAGGAGCTCGTCGAGAGCGCCCCCAAGGCCCTCCTGGAGAAGGTCGACAAGGAGGCCGCCGAGGCCGCCAAGGAGAAGCTCGAGGCTGCCGGCGCGAAGATCAGCATCAAGTAG
- the rplJ gene encoding 50S ribosomal protein L10: protein MAKPDKVAAVAEIADRFRNSSATVVTEYTGLSVSQLSQLRRALGTSAKYRVAKNTLVKRAAEDAGIEGMEELFLGPTAIAFVQGEPVDAAKALRDFAKDNNALVIKGGYMDGRPLTVEEITRLADLESREVLLAKAAGAFKAKLSQAAALFQAPASQVARLAAALEEKRQAESGSPAEAEAPAES from the coding sequence ATGGCGAAGCCCGACAAGGTGGCGGCCGTCGCCGAGATCGCGGACCGGTTCCGCAACAGCTCGGCAACCGTTGTCACCGAGTACACCGGCCTCTCCGTGTCCCAGCTGTCCCAGCTGCGCCGCGCTCTCGGCACCAGTGCCAAGTACCGGGTCGCGAAGAACACCCTCGTCAAGCGTGCCGCTGAGGACGCCGGTATCGAGGGCATGGAAGAGCTCTTCCTCGGCCCGACCGCGATCGCCTTTGTCCAGGGTGAGCCGGTTGACGCCGCGAAGGCCCTTCGTGACTTCGCGAAGGACAACAACGCGCTTGTGATCAAGGGCGGCTACATGGATGGCCGCCCGCTCACCGTCGAAGAGATCACCAGGCTTGCCGATCTCGAAAGCCGTGAGGTCCTGCTCGCCAAGGCGGCGGGCGCGTTCAAGGCGAAGCTGTCCCAGGCCGCCGCGCTGTTCCAGGCGCCGGCGTCCCAGGTCGCCCGCCTGGCCGCCGCGCTGGAGGAAAAGCGCCAGGCCGAGTCCGGCAGCCCCGCCGAGGCCGAAGCACCAGCCGAGAGCTGA
- a CDS encoding alpha/beta fold hydrolase — protein MPTFTSFDGLELNYTIWAGQSTTGERPPVVLQHGFAADTNANWIGPGVVAALRTAGFTVISLDARGHGRSAKPHEEDRYREDTMARDVSAMLDELKLAEVALVGYSMGAIIALAVTIGDERIRRLVVGGVGRGIVVSGGVDTSVVTPEMISTALLAEDTAGLPPQSAPFRALADALGADREALAALARAVTSGPLELAAIKVPTLVLVGDADPLAAEPERLSAAISGAELRKVPGDHLTAVMDPAFSEALVKFLNA, from the coding sequence ATGCCGACCTTCACCTCGTTCGATGGCCTGGAACTCAACTACACGATCTGGGCGGGCCAGAGCACGACCGGCGAGCGCCCGCCAGTCGTGCTCCAGCACGGTTTCGCGGCCGACACCAATGCCAACTGGATCGGCCCCGGGGTGGTCGCGGCGCTGCGCACCGCCGGGTTCACGGTGATCTCGCTGGACGCCAGGGGCCACGGCCGGTCGGCGAAGCCGCACGAGGAGGACCGCTACCGCGAGGACACCATGGCGCGTGACGTGTCGGCGATGCTCGACGAGCTGAAGCTGGCCGAGGTCGCGCTGGTCGGCTATTCGATGGGCGCGATCATCGCGCTGGCGGTGACCATCGGCGACGAGCGGATCCGGCGGCTGGTGGTCGGCGGGGTTGGCCGCGGGATCGTCGTCTCCGGCGGGGTGGACACCAGCGTGGTCACCCCGGAGATGATCAGTACCGCGCTGCTCGCCGAGGACACTGCCGGGCTGCCGCCCCAGAGCGCGCCGTTCCGCGCGCTCGCCGACGCACTCGGCGCGGACCGGGAGGCGCTGGCCGCGCTGGCCCGTGCCGTGACATCCGGTCCGCTGGAGCTGGCCGCGATCAAGGTGCCGACCCTGGTGCTGGTCGGCGATGCCGACCCGCTGGCCGCCGAACCGGAACGGCTGTCCGCCGCGATCTCCGGAGCCGAACTGCGGAAGGTGCCCGGCGACCACCTGACCGCGGTGATGGACCCGGCGTTCTCCGAGGCGCTGGTGAAGTTCCTGAACGCCTAG
- the rplA gene encoding 50S ribosomal protein L1, which produces MTKRSKAYRQAAELIDRERLYAPLEAASLAKETSKVKLDATVEVAICLGVDPRKADQMVRGTVNLPHGTGKTARVIVFATGDKAAEAEAAGADAVGTDELIERIQGGWLDFDAAIATPDQMAKVGRIARILGPRGLMPNPKTGTVTPAVTKAVADIKGGKVNFRVDKQANLHLVIGKASFDTEKLVENYAAALDEVLRAKPSSAKGRYLKKVTFSTTMGPGIPVDPAHTRNLLSEDATA; this is translated from the coding sequence ATGACCAAGCGCAGCAAGGCCTACCGTCAGGCCGCCGAGCTGATCGACCGTGAGCGGCTGTACGCACCGCTCGAGGCCGCGTCGCTCGCCAAAGAGACTTCCAAGGTCAAGCTGGACGCCACCGTCGAGGTCGCCATTTGCCTCGGCGTGGACCCCCGCAAGGCCGACCAGATGGTCCGCGGCACCGTGAACCTGCCGCACGGCACCGGTAAGACCGCCCGCGTCATCGTCTTCGCCACCGGCGACAAGGCCGCCGAGGCCGAGGCCGCCGGCGCGGACGCGGTCGGCACCGACGAGTTGATCGAGCGCATCCAGGGTGGCTGGCTCGACTTCGACGCCGCGATCGCGACGCCGGACCAGATGGCCAAGGTCGGGCGGATCGCCCGGATCCTCGGCCCGCGTGGCCTGATGCCGAACCCGAAGACGGGCACGGTGACCCCCGCGGTCACCAAGGCCGTCGCCGACATCAAGGGCGGCAAGGTCAACTTCCGGGTGGACAAGCAGGCCAACCTGCACCTGGTGATCGGCAAGGCCTCGTTCGACACCGAGAAGCTGGTGGAGAACTACGCGGCCGCGCTGGACGAGGTGCTGCGGGCGAAGCCGTCGTCGGCGAAGGGGCGTTACCTGAAGAAGGTGACCTTCTCCACCACGATGGGCCCGGGCATCCCGGTGGACCCGGCGCACACCCGGAACCTGCTTTCCGAGGACGCCACCGCCTGA
- the rplK gene encoding 50S ribosomal protein L11: MPPKKKKLAAIIKLQISAGAANPAPPVGPALGQHGVNIMEFCKAYNAATESQRGNVVPVEISVYEDRSFDFKLKTPPAAKLLLKAAGIEKGSGEPHKTKVAKVTWDQVKEIAETKKSDLNAHDVDQAAKIIAGTARSMGITVE, translated from the coding sequence ATGCCACCCAAGAAGAAGAAGCTTGCAGCGATCATCAAGCTGCAGATCTCGGCTGGCGCCGCGAACCCGGCCCCGCCGGTCGGCCCCGCGCTGGGTCAGCACGGCGTCAACATCATGGAGTTCTGCAAGGCCTACAACGCCGCGACCGAGTCGCAGCGTGGCAACGTGGTGCCGGTAGAGATCTCCGTCTACGAAGACCGCTCGTTCGACTTCAAGCTCAAGACCCCGCCGGCCGCGAAGCTGCTGCTGAAGGCCGCCGGGATCGAGAAGGGCTCCGGCGAGCCGCACAAGACCAAGGTCGCCAAGGTCACCTGGGACCAGGTCAAGGAGATCGCCGAGACCAAGAAGAGCGACCTCAACGCGCACGACGTGGACCAGGCCGCCAAGATCATCGCCGGCACCGCCAGGTCGATGGGCATCACGGTCGAATAA
- the nusG gene encoding transcription termination/antitermination protein NusG: MAGENGSVAGQDLTGLSDEQELAAVSSAPAEAAESTEDAANSEPVEAAGDTEEDDDTAGEDGAASADSTADAEDADEAEEATAEPVVEEDVDPVEKLRAELRAAPGDWYVVHSYAGYENKVKTNLETRTQTLDVEEFIFQIEVPTEEVTEIKNGQRKQVQRKVLPGYILVRMELNDASWSAVRNTPGVTGFVGATSRPSPLTTEEVLKFLVPQVEKAAPAKAGKGEAASAESQLGGGSAVEVDFEVGESVTVMDGPFATLPATISEVNADGQKLKVLVSIFGRETPVELSFNQVSKI; the protein is encoded by the coding sequence GTGGCTGGCGAGAACGGCTCAGTTGCCGGTCAGGACCTGACCGGCCTTTCCGACGAGCAGGAGCTCGCGGCGGTGTCTTCCGCGCCCGCCGAGGCCGCCGAGTCCACCGAAGACGCAGCGAACTCCGAGCCGGTCGAGGCCGCCGGGGACACCGAAGAAGACGACGACACGGCCGGTGAAGACGGCGCGGCCAGCGCGGACAGCACTGCGGACGCTGAAGACGCCGACGAGGCCGAAGAAGCCACCGCCGAGCCGGTCGTGGAAGAGGACGTCGACCCGGTCGAGAAGCTGCGCGCCGAACTGCGCGCCGCGCCCGGTGACTGGTACGTCGTGCACTCCTACGCCGGTTACGAGAACAAGGTCAAGACCAACCTCGAGACCCGGACGCAGACCCTGGACGTGGAGGAGTTCATCTTCCAGATCGAGGTGCCGACCGAAGAGGTCACCGAGATCAAGAACGGCCAGCGCAAGCAGGTGCAGCGCAAGGTGCTGCCCGGCTACATCCTGGTCCGGATGGAGCTCAACGACGCCTCGTGGAGCGCGGTGCGCAACACCCCCGGCGTCACCGGGTTCGTCGGCGCCACCTCGCGCCCGTCGCCGCTGACCACCGAAGAGGTGCTGAAGTTCCTGGTCCCGCAGGTGGAGAAGGCCGCCCCGGCGAAGGCCGGCAAGGGCGAGGCCGCCTCGGCGGAGTCCCAGCTCGGCGGCGGCTCCGCGGTCGAGGTCGACTTCGAGGTCGGCGAGTCGGTCACCGTGATGGACGGCCCGTTCGCCACCCTGCCCGCCACGATCAGCGAAGTGAACGCGGACGGGCAGAAGCTGAAGGTCCTGGTGTCGATCTTCGGCCGGGAGACCCCGGTCGAGCTGTCGTTCAACCAGGTCTCCAAGATCTGA
- the secE gene encoding preprotein translocase subunit SecE — translation MVVSDNDASGEKDQEKEEPKRPSRPVTAAARRERRASARPAGKAGEAKDSDGDKTRPAAKSGDKPVKAGGKEKATPKRDRKAKKASPFARLMRFVREVWAELRKVIWPTRKQMVTYTTVVLVFVAFMIALVSGLDWVFRKGVFWLFG, via the coding sequence GTGGTCGTGAGCGACAACGACGCCAGCGGCGAAAAGGACCAGGAGAAGGAGGAGCCGAAGCGCCCCTCCCGCCCGGTCACCGCCGCGGCTCGGCGTGAGCGCCGTGCCTCCGCGCGTCCGGCCGGGAAGGCGGGCGAGGCCAAGGACTCGGACGGGGACAAGACCCGTCCGGCGGCCAAGTCGGGCGACAAGCCCGTCAAGGCCGGTGGCAAGGAGAAGGCGACGCCGAAGCGGGACCGCAAGGCCAAGAAGGCCTCTCCCTTCGCTCGCCTGATGCGGTTTGTCCGCGAGGTGTGGGCGGAGCTGCGGAAGGTCATCTGGCCGACCCGCAAGCAGATGGTCACCTACACCACCGTGGTGCTGGTCTTCGTGGCTTTCATGATTGCGCTGGTGTCCGGGCTGGACTGGGTGTTCCGCAAGGGCGTGTTCTGGCTGTTCGGCTGA